GCGCAGCACCGGATAGCGCTCGGCGAAGTGCGCGTGCGCCGGGTGCTCCGGGTCACTGGCCGCGGCGGCCATGGAGACGAAGAGCTCCACCAGACCGGGGGTCTGCGCCCCCTCGCGGATGATGTCGCGGTAGCTCGGTTCCCCGGGGCGCTCGGTCTGGCGCACCCTGGCGGTCTCGTCACGCATCCTCAGGACCTGGGTGAGCAGGTCTTCCTTCGAGCTGAAGTAGTGCATCAGTCCGGGCAGGCTGAGGTTGCACCTGGCGGCCACCTTCCGCAGCGAGGTGCCCCGATAGCCCTCGGCGGCGAAGATCTCCAGTGCCGCGTGCAGGATCTCCGTGCGCTTCGCCTCGCCCTTTTCGTACGGGCCCCGTTTCGCCATGACCGGAAGCCTAACCGGCGTGCCGGCCACCGGCGGGCACGGCCGCGGGCTCCGGCTCCGGGCCCGGGAGGCGTCCGGCGCGGGCCAGGGCGCCGAGCCAGTGGGCGGACGGCTTCGGGGTCCGGGCGAAGGTCTCCCGGTCGACCGCGACGAGCCCGAAGGTGGGCCGGTAGGAGCCCCATTCGTAGTTGTCCAGCGCGGTCCAGTGCAGATAGCCGCGTACGTCGATCCCGTCCCGCAGCGCCTCCGCCACCCCGGCCAACGCCCGGGTGGTGTAGGCGACGCGGCGTTCGTCGTCGTCGGTGGCGATGCCGTTCTCGGTGACCAGGACCGCGACGTGCGGGCCGACCACCTCGGCGGTGTGGCGGATCGCCTCGCCGAGCGCCTCGGGGTAGAACTCCCAGCCGGTCAGCGTCGTCTCCGCGCCCGGCTCCACCGGCAGCGGACCGTCCGGGCCGATCCGGTGGCGGGTGTAGGCCTGCACCCCGACCCAGTCGTCCTCACGGGAGGCGTGGAGGAAGACGTCCTCACGGGGCCAGGCGTACGCGGCGGCGGCCTCCGCCGCTCCGGGTTCGGCCTGGTAGACCTGGTTGGCGACCGTCCATCCGACCTGGAGCCCGGGGTCGGCCGCCTTCAGGACGCTGCGGGCCGCCCGGTGGGCGCGGATGAGGGCCTGGGTGACCTCCGGGTCGGGGTCGACCGTGGCGGGGTCGAAGGCGGCCGCACCGGACCGCTCCGTTCCCTCGGGCGCCGGGGCTGTCTCCTGTCCGAGCCCCATGCGGCGGACGATCGTGTGCATCAGCGCGACCATGTTCGGTTCGTTGATGGTCGCCACATGGCGGACGCCGGCGGCGAGGATCTCGGTGGCCACCTCGGCGTAGGCGGCGAAGAGGTCGGTGGACTCCGGGGCGCTCCAGCCGCCGAGCGCGCTGAACCAGTGCGGCGAGGTGAAGTGGTGCAGGGTCACCACCGGGGTGAGACCGCGCTCCAGCGCCCCCTGGACCATGGCCCGGTAGTGGGCGATCGCCGCCCGGGAGATGTGTCCGCGCTCGGGTTCGATCCGGGCCCACTCGATGGAGAACCGGTAGGCGTTGAAGCCGAGTCCGCTGAGCAGGTCCATGTCCTCCGGCCAGCGGTGGAAGCTGTCGACCGCGTCACCGCTGCGTTCCGCGACGAAGGTGCCCGGGCGGTTCTCGACGGCCCACCAGTCGCTGGACACGTTGTTCCCCTCGACCTGGTGGGCGGCGGTGGACGCCCCCATGAGGAAGCCCTCCGGCAGGGCGGGTCCGGGGGTGTTCGGCAGCGCCACGAGGCGGCTCCTTCCATCGCGAAGTACGCGCCGACGAGGGGGCGTCGACACCGTCCGCGAAAAGCGTTCATTGATCGGTTTTCGTGTTAGCGTACAGGCGCACCCGGCCCGGCAGGAAGAGCCGCAGCCCATCCCGGCCACCGGGAGCCACCTGCGCCGGGAGGCCCGGCCCGACCTGACGCGGACGCCCGGCCTCCCGGTCCACCACGTCCCGCGACCGGCCCGGCGCACAGGCCGGACACCCGGCCACGTTCCGGCCCTGCCAGTGGAGGAGACCCATGAACGCCGTCATTCCCGAGCCCCGGACCGCCGCCCCCGCCGCCGGCCAGGAACCGGGCCCGCGCACCGCCGGGGCCTGGCGCGTCCACCCCGCCGATCCGGACCTGACCGGCGTCGCCGCCACGGTCCACGCCCTGCTGGAGCCCCACTTCGGGAGCCGCCTGCTGCCGCTGGGCACCGTCCACCGCCCCGACGTCCCGACGCTCACGCTCGCCCTCGGCGACGGAGCCGAGGGCTCCCCCGCACCCATCGGCGTCGCACCGGACGGGACGGCCCTGCCGGTTGACGAGTCCTACCGCCTGACCGTCGAGGCCGACGGCATCCTCTGCCGCGCCGCCACACCCGCCGGGGTGTTCCGTGCCGCCACCACGGCACTCCACCTGCTCGTCACCTCCGGCGACCGCGTCCCCCGCCAGGAGCTGACCGACGCCCCCCGCCACGCCTGGCGCGGCCTGCTCCTGGACCCGGCGCGCGGCTATCTCACCCCCGACGAGGTCCGGCGGGTGATCGACCTCGCCGCGCTCTACAAGCTGAACGTGCTCCATCTGCACCTCACGGACAACGAGGGCTGGCGGCTGGAGATCCCCGGCACCCCCGAGCTGACCGCCCCCGCGCCCGACGGCACACCGCGCGCCTTCTACACCACCGACGACTACCGCGAGCTCCAGGCGTACGCGGCGGAGCGGTTCGTCACCGTGGTGCCCGAGATCGATCTGCCCGGCCACT
This DNA window, taken from Streptomyces griseus subsp. griseus, encodes the following:
- a CDS encoding TetR/AcrR family transcriptional regulator; its protein translation is MAKRGPYEKGEAKRTEILHAALEIFAAEGYRGTSLRKVAARCNLSLPGLMHYFSSKEDLLTQVLRMRDETARVRQTERPGEPSYRDIIREGAQTPGLVELFVSMAAAASDPEHPAHAHFAERYPVLRERVAGYVRQRMDEGRLTTEIPPERLAVLLLALADGIQLQWLIDRSTDMEQPIDDVFRLLAVDRDGGREAPEPERE
- a CDS encoding glycoside hydrolase family 1 protein → MPNTPGPALPEGFLMGASTAAHQVEGNNVSSDWWAVENRPGTFVAERSGDAVDSFHRWPEDMDLLSGLGFNAYRFSIEWARIEPERGHISRAAIAHYRAMVQGALERGLTPVVTLHHFTSPHWFSALGGWSAPESTDLFAAYAEVATEILAAGVRHVATINEPNMVALMHTIVRRMGLGQETAPAPEGTERSGAAAFDPATVDPDPEVTQALIRAHRAARSVLKAADPGLQVGWTVANQVYQAEPGAAEAAAAYAWPREDVFLHASREDDWVGVQAYTRHRIGPDGPLPVEPGAETTLTGWEFYPEALGEAIRHTAEVVGPHVAVLVTENGIATDDDERRVAYTTRALAGVAEALRDGIDVRGYLHWTALDNYEWGSYRPTFGLVAVDRETFARTPKPSAHWLGALARAGRLPGPEPEPAAVPAGGRHAG